A genomic stretch from Bradyrhizobium quebecense includes:
- a CDS encoding LysR family transcriptional regulator, whose protein sequence is MNWDDLRIIAAVRDEGTYAGASARLRIDETTVGRRLARIERALGLRLFEAADGVRKPTRQCDVVLAHIQAMAAHAEEIGRIGESLPGPVGRLRIASTNAMAEEVLAPRTSELLRAHPGLTLQFLTSSENVKFSRWEADLAIRLRKPDKGDFAISKLAEVRLYFFEPAATTAGEAVTCAYPDELGGIPEMQFLRARRLRARCVTDNVRIIHKLVQSHQAVGVLPEHSCVDLLTDRRLRATLLPKRRDVWLLVQSHLKRDAATRVTIDWLRACFQDVARS, encoded by the coding sequence ATGAACTGGGACGACCTTCGCATCATCGCGGCCGTCAGGGATGAGGGCACCTATGCCGGCGCCAGCGCGCGGCTGCGCATCGACGAGACCACGGTCGGCCGCAGGCTGGCGCGGATCGAGCGCGCGCTCGGGCTACGTTTGTTCGAGGCCGCCGACGGCGTCCGCAAGCCGACCCGGCAGTGCGACGTGGTGCTCGCGCACATCCAGGCGATGGCCGCGCATGCCGAGGAGATCGGCCGGATCGGCGAAAGCCTGCCCGGCCCGGTCGGCCGGCTGCGCATCGCCTCCACCAATGCGATGGCCGAGGAGGTGCTGGCGCCGCGCACCAGCGAATTGCTGCGCGCCCATCCGGGTCTGACGTTGCAGTTTCTGACGTCGAGCGAGAATGTCAAATTCTCGCGCTGGGAAGCCGATCTCGCGATTCGCCTGCGCAAGCCGGACAAGGGCGACTTCGCAATCTCGAAGCTCGCCGAGGTCAGGCTGTATTTCTTCGAGCCGGCCGCGACGACAGCGGGCGAAGCAGTGACGTGCGCCTATCCCGATGAGCTCGGAGGGATTCCGGAAATGCAGTTTTTGCGCGCAAGGCGGCTTCGTGCGCGCTGCGTCACCGACAATGTCCGCATCATCCACAAGCTGGTCCAGTCGCATCAAGCAGTCGGTGTGCTGCCGGAGCATAGTTGCGTGGACCTGCTGACCGATCGCCGTCTGCGCGCCACGCTGCTGCCGAAGCGGCGTGACGTCTGGCTTCTGGTGCAAAGCCATCTCAAGCGCGATGCGGCAACGCGCGTCACCATCGACTGGCTGCGCGCCTGCTTTCAGGACGTCGCGCGCAGCTGA
- the adh gene encoding aldehyde dehydrogenase translates to MNKVDMQSVLKAPFAKRYGNFIGGEWREPRSGKYFENISPVTGLPVCEIPRSDASDIEAALDAAHAAKDAWGKTSVAERSLILNRIADRMEANLEKLATAETWDNGKPIRETMAADMPLAIDHFRYFASAIRGQEGSISEIDHDTIAYHFHEPLGVVGQIIPWNFPILMATWKLAPALAAGNCVVIKPAEQTPASILVWLELIGDLLPKGVVNVVNGFGLEAGKPLASSNRIAKIAFTGETTTGRLIMQYASQNLIPVTLELGGKSPNIFFKDVCAEDDDFFDKAIEGFVMFALNQGEVCTCPSRALIHESIYDRFMERALKRVEAITQGSPLDPTTMIGAQASSEQLEKILSYIDIGKKEGAEVLAGGERNNLGGGLSGGYYVKPTVFKGHNKMRIFQEEIFGPVVSVTTFKNDEDALSIANDTLYGLGAGIWSRDVNRCYRFGRAIQAGRVWTNCYHAYPAHAAFGGYKQSGVGRENHKMMLDHYQQTKNMLVSYSPKKLGFF, encoded by the coding sequence ATGAACAAGGTTGACATGCAGTCCGTGCTCAAGGCGCCGTTCGCCAAGCGCTACGGCAATTTCATCGGCGGCGAATGGCGCGAGCCCCGCTCCGGAAAGTATTTTGAGAACATCTCGCCGGTGACCGGCCTTCCGGTCTGCGAGATCCCGCGCTCCGACGCGTCGGATATCGAGGCGGCGCTCGATGCCGCGCATGCAGCCAAGGACGCCTGGGGCAAGACCAGCGTCGCCGAGCGCTCGCTGATCCTCAACAGGATCGCCGACCGGATGGAGGCCAATCTCGAAAAGCTCGCCACCGCCGAGACCTGGGACAACGGCAAGCCGATCCGCGAGACGATGGCCGCCGACATGCCGCTGGCGATCGATCACTTCCGTTACTTCGCCAGCGCGATCCGCGGACAGGAAGGCTCGATCTCGGAGATCGACCACGACACGATCGCCTATCACTTCCACGAGCCGCTCGGCGTGGTCGGCCAGATCATTCCCTGGAACTTCCCGATCCTGATGGCGACCTGGAAGCTTGCGCCCGCGCTCGCCGCCGGCAACTGCGTGGTCATCAAGCCGGCCGAACAGACGCCGGCCTCGATCCTGGTCTGGCTCGAGCTGATCGGCGATCTCCTGCCCAAGGGCGTGGTGAACGTCGTCAACGGCTTTGGCCTCGAGGCCGGCAAGCCCTTGGCCTCGTCGAACCGGATCGCCAAGATCGCCTTCACCGGCGAGACCACGACGGGCCGGCTGATCATGCAATATGCCTCGCAGAACCTGATCCCGGTGACGCTCGAACTCGGCGGCAAATCGCCCAACATCTTCTTCAAGGATGTCTGCGCCGAGGACGACGATTTCTTCGACAAAGCGATCGAAGGCTTCGTGATGTTCGCGCTCAATCAGGGCGAGGTCTGCACCTGCCCGAGCCGGGCGCTGATCCACGAATCGATCTATGACCGCTTCATGGAGCGCGCGCTGAAGCGCGTCGAAGCGATCACCCAGGGCAGTCCGCTCGACCCGACCACCATGATCGGCGCGCAGGCGTCCTCCGAGCAGCTCGAGAAGATCCTCTCCTACATCGACATCGGCAAGAAGGAAGGCGCCGAGGTGCTCGCCGGCGGCGAGCGCAACAATCTCGGCGGCGGGCTCTCGGGCGGCTACTATGTCAAGCCGACGGTGTTCAAGGGCCACAACAAGATGCGCATCTTCCAGGAGGAGATCTTCGGGCCCGTGGTGTCTGTGACCACCTTCAAGAACGACGAGGACGCGCTCTCGATCGCCAACGACACGCTCTACGGCCTCGGTGCCGGCATCTGGAGTCGCGACGTCAATCGCTGCTACCGATTCGGCCGGGCCATCCAGGCCGGCCGGGTCTGGACCAACTGCTACCACGCCTATCCAGCGCATGCGGCGTTCGGCGGCTACAAGCAGTCCGGCGTCGGCCGCGAGAACCACAAGATGATGCTCGACCATTACCAGCAGACCAAGAACATGCTGGTGAGCTACAGCCCGAAGAAGCTCGGCTTCTTCTGA
- a CDS encoding GAF domain-containing protein, which produces MSRSPGVMHTDKVLDVLAGGGAPSDLSASWRRSGHLHALDPASRLPSHRLGQAEIAAAQQRLGEFLKVAQRTLDRLFLAVGGVGCSVLLADRDGVVVDRRGAGADDATFDAWGLWTGAVWSEKYEGTNGIGTCIVEKRPLSIDRGQHFFTRNSALFCTTAPIFDEHGELAAALDVSSCRADLTDGFSRLIATTVTDAARAIEAENFRRAFPDARILLTPRSERAVNSLLAVDRDDLVIGATRAARRALGLNAASLARPLPAADLIGETRDDGGLAAAERAALQRALARAGGNVSKAAKDLDMSRATLHRKLKQLGLHR; this is translated from the coding sequence ATGAGCCGGTCGCCAGGCGTCATGCACACGGACAAGGTTCTCGACGTGCTGGCCGGAGGCGGGGCGCCATCCGACCTGTCGGCGTCGTGGCGTCGTTCCGGCCATCTGCATGCGCTCGATCCGGCGAGCCGCCTGCCGTCGCATCGTCTCGGCCAGGCTGAGATCGCCGCCGCGCAGCAGCGGCTCGGCGAATTCCTGAAGGTCGCCCAGCGAACGCTCGACCGGCTGTTCCTTGCCGTGGGCGGGGTCGGCTGCTCGGTGCTGCTGGCGGACCGCGACGGCGTCGTCGTCGACCGGCGCGGCGCGGGCGCCGATGATGCGACGTTCGACGCCTGGGGGCTCTGGACCGGTGCGGTCTGGAGCGAGAAGTACGAGGGGACCAACGGCATCGGCACCTGCATCGTCGAGAAGCGCCCGCTGTCGATCGACCGCGGGCAGCACTTCTTCACGCGCAATTCCGCCCTGTTCTGCACCACCGCGCCGATCTTCGACGAGCATGGCGAGCTTGCCGCGGCGCTCGATGTGTCGTCCTGCCGGGCGGACCTGACGGACGGATTTTCCCGGCTGATTGCGACCACGGTGACGGACGCCGCGCGCGCGATCGAAGCCGAGAACTTTCGCCGGGCGTTTCCCGATGCACGAATTCTGCTGACACCGCGAAGCGAGCGCGCCGTCAACTCGCTGCTCGCGGTCGATCGCGACGATCTCGTGATCGGTGCAACGCGCGCCGCGCGCCGCGCGCTTGGCCTCAACGCGGCGTCGCTGGCGCGGCCATTGCCGGCGGCCGATCTGATCGGCGAGACGCGCGACGATGGCGGCCTGGCCGCCGCGGAACGTGCAGCGTTGCAGCGTGCGCTGGCGCGCGCCGGCGGCAACGTGTCGAAAGCCGCCAAGGATCTCGACATGTCCCGCGCCACGTTGCACCGCAAGCTCAAGCAGCTCGGCTTGCATCGCTAA
- a CDS encoding glutathione binding-like protein — protein MLQLYFFPMACSLASRIALMEAGIEARYHLAHIWTKKVLDDDSDFRVVSQKGAVPVLVLENGERLTESAAVLQYIADRKPELGLAPPPGDLDRYRLQEWLSFIGTEIHKGFLFPTFWYKDDASKASARERIGQTVSVAAARLNGRDYLVGDRFTVADAHLAWALMLLRSAGVDIAQWPELVDYLARMHARPHVKAAVGIETQLWKKMAA, from the coding sequence ATGCTCCAGCTCTATTTCTTTCCCATGGCCTGCTCGCTCGCCAGCCGCATCGCGTTGATGGAAGCCGGCATCGAGGCGCGTTACCACCTGGCCCATATCTGGACCAAGAAGGTGCTGGACGACGACAGCGATTTTCGCGTGGTGTCACAGAAGGGTGCGGTGCCGGTACTGGTTCTTGAGAACGGCGAGCGGCTGACCGAAAGCGCGGCCGTGCTGCAGTATATCGCCGATCGGAAGCCCGAGCTCGGTCTCGCGCCGCCGCCGGGCGACCTGGACCGCTACCGCCTGCAGGAATGGCTGAGCTTCATCGGCACCGAGATCCACAAAGGCTTCCTGTTTCCGACCTTCTGGTACAAGGACGATGCATCGAAGGCCAGCGCGCGCGAACGGATCGGGCAAACCGTGTCGGTCGCCGCCGCGCGCCTCAATGGTCGCGACTATCTCGTCGGCGACCGCTTCACGGTCGCCGACGCGCATCTCGCCTGGGCCTTGATGCTGCTTCGCTCTGCCGGCGTCGATATCGCGCAGTGGCCCGAACTCGTCGACTATCTTGCGCGAATGCACGCGCGCCCGCACGTGAAGGCCGCCGTCGGCATCGAGACGCAGCTGTGGAAGAAGATGGCGGCGTGA
- a CDS encoding AMP nucleosidase, producing the protein MSPTPPIETPPPITTEAFVDASAAVARLEEIYERNTGFLRSRFEAYVNGVPCTTRVRAHYPFVRITTSSHARLDSRLAYGFVAGPGVHETSITRPDIFRTYLTEQIGLLIKNHGVAVEIGESNEPIPIHFAYRRDINIEAALTIADSSAFTRSLRDVFDTPDLAAMDDAIADGTFELTPGTPEPLALFRAARVDYSLRRLYHYTGTDPEHFQNFVIFTNYQFYVDAFAQSSLQRLASGEEDLEAFVAPGNVITRNALAGGGVSGTASDRVPQMPAFHLVEPGYRGITLINIGIGPSNARNITDHVAVLRPHAWLMIGHCAGLRNTQRLGDYVLAHGYVREDHVLDHELPLWVPIPALAEMQVALEEAVGEVTGLTGFELKRLMRTGTVASVDNRNWEISGPQVIRRMSQSRSIALDMESATIAANGYRFRVPYGTLLCVSDKPLHGEIKLAGMASEFYRQRVGQHLQIGLKALERLKQQESERLHSRKLRSFAEVAFQ; encoded by the coding sequence ATGTCTCCCACGCCTCCCATCGAAACTCCGCCGCCGATCACGACCGAAGCGTTCGTCGATGCGAGCGCCGCCGTTGCCCGTCTCGAAGAGATCTACGAGCGTAACACCGGATTCCTGCGCAGTCGCTTCGAGGCCTATGTCAACGGGGTGCCGTGCACGACGCGGGTGCGGGCACACTACCCGTTCGTGCGCATCACGACCTCGTCGCATGCCCGGCTCGATTCCCGTCTCGCCTACGGTTTTGTCGCGGGACCCGGTGTCCACGAGACCAGCATCACGCGGCCGGACATTTTCCGGACCTATCTCACCGAGCAGATCGGGCTCCTGATCAAGAACCATGGCGTGGCGGTCGAGATCGGCGAGTCGAACGAGCCGATTCCGATCCATTTCGCCTATCGGCGCGACATCAATATCGAGGCAGCGCTGACCATCGCCGACAGCTCGGCGTTCACACGATCGCTGCGCGACGTGTTCGATACGCCAGACCTTGCGGCGATGGACGATGCGATCGCCGACGGCACGTTTGAACTGACGCCGGGGACGCCCGAGCCGCTGGCCTTGTTCCGTGCCGCGCGCGTCGATTACTCCTTGCGCCGGCTCTATCACTACACCGGCACCGATCCCGAGCATTTCCAGAATTTCGTGATCTTCACCAACTACCAGTTTTATGTCGACGCCTTCGCGCAATCGAGCCTGCAGCGTCTCGCGTCGGGTGAGGAAGACCTCGAGGCGTTCGTCGCGCCCGGCAATGTGATCACGCGCAACGCGCTGGCAGGCGGCGGCGTGAGCGGGACGGCCTCGGATCGCGTCCCGCAGATGCCGGCGTTTCATCTCGTCGAGCCCGGCTATCGCGGCATCACCCTGATCAATATCGGGATCGGTCCATCGAACGCGCGCAACATCACCGATCACGTCGCGGTGCTGCGGCCGCATGCCTGGCTGATGATCGGGCATTGCGCCGGCTTGCGCAACACGCAGCGGCTCGGCGACTATGTGCTGGCCCATGGCTATGTCCGTGAGGATCATGTGCTCGATCACGAGCTGCCGCTCTGGGTGCCGATCCCCGCGCTTGCGGAGATGCAGGTCGCGCTCGAGGAGGCGGTCGGCGAGGTGACCGGGCTCACTGGCTTCGAGCTCAAGCGGTTGATGCGCACCGGCACAGTCGCGAGCGTCGACAATCGCAATTGGGAAATCAGCGGGCCGCAGGTGATCCGGCGGATGTCGCAATCGCGCTCCATCGCGCTCGACATGGAATCGGCGACGATCGCCGCCAACGGCTATCGCTTCCGCGTGCCCTACGGCACGCTGCTGTGCGTCTCCGACAAGCCGCTGCATGGCGAGATCAAGCTGGCGGGCATGGCGAGCGAATTCTATCGCCAGCGCGTCGGCCAGCACCTTCAGATCGGGCTGAAGGCGCTGGAGCGGCTCAAGCAGCAGGAATCCGAGCGCCTGCATTCGCGCAAGCTGCGCAGCTTCGCCGAGGTCGCGTTTCAGTAG
- a CDS encoding DUF779 domain-containing protein gives MADKVTATPAALALIAEIVADHGPVLFHQSGGCCDGSSPMCYPQGDFLIGDHDVKLGEIGGAPFYISGAQYDVWKHTDLIIDVVPGRGGMFSLDNGRERRFLTRSEICALPPREPE, from the coding sequence ATGGCTGACAAGGTGACCGCGACGCCGGCTGCGCTGGCGCTGATTGCCGAGATCGTCGCCGATCATGGGCCGGTGCTGTTTCACCAGTCCGGCGGCTGCTGCGACGGTTCGTCGCCGATGTGCTATCCGCAAGGTGACTTCCTGATCGGCGATCATGACGTCAAGCTCGGCGAAATCGGCGGGGCGCCGTTCTACATCAGCGGCGCGCAATACGACGTCTGGAAGCACACCGATCTGATCATCGACGTCGTTCCCGGCCGCGGCGGCATGTTCTCGCTCGACAACGGGCGCGAACGCCGGTTCCTGACCCGGTCCGAGATCTGCGCGCTGCCGCCGCGCGAGCCGGAATAG
- a CDS encoding DUF2778 domain-containing protein yields MAGLVLGCAWTVYANIFAASVYPSVGNASFEAPVVKRPVAVAARPAPAFNEVFASLTPAPAAPAKTEVAKSEAPTPSLMFNDRFAAAAPDGVASSVVADAAPQIDPIKQAAEPKVAVAARAVATAELAEASKPLPAPKSVETAKKQAAANLKVALNDPAATVEPKGTEKAAEKAAEKAPEAKQATKSGGVRDMAARAKAAVLSIASSERQTMVEKLWGKRESSGGLLSFASADANVTGSIPSTLDQSPMLGGSPPYDRQTAVYDISAKTVYLPDGTRLEAHSGLGSRLDDPRSSHMKMVGVTPPHIYELKPREALFHGVPALRLNPIGGEGKIFNRDGLLAHTFMLGPNGDSNGCVSFKDYYAFLDAYRNKGIRRLAVLARIQ; encoded by the coding sequence GTGGCGGGGCTGGTGCTTGGCTGCGCCTGGACCGTCTACGCCAACATCTTTGCGGCGAGCGTCTATCCGTCAGTCGGCAATGCGTCGTTTGAAGCGCCGGTCGTGAAGCGGCCCGTCGCGGTCGCCGCGCGGCCCGCACCCGCGTTCAACGAGGTGTTCGCGTCCTTGACGCCCGCGCCGGCGGCGCCCGCAAAGACCGAGGTCGCGAAGTCGGAAGCGCCGACACCGTCACTTATGTTTAACGATCGGTTTGCGGCCGCCGCGCCCGACGGCGTCGCGTCCAGCGTCGTGGCTGACGCCGCACCGCAGATCGACCCGATCAAGCAGGCCGCTGAACCCAAGGTCGCCGTAGCGGCGAGGGCGGTGGCGACGGCAGAACTCGCCGAGGCATCGAAGCCTTTGCCGGCGCCGAAATCGGTCGAGACCGCCAAGAAGCAAGCCGCCGCCAATCTGAAGGTGGCACTCAACGATCCCGCTGCGACGGTTGAACCCAAAGGAACTGAGAAGGCGGCCGAGAAGGCGGCCGAGAAGGCGCCCGAGGCGAAGCAGGCGACCAAATCCGGTGGCGTCCGTGACATGGCCGCGCGCGCTAAGGCCGCAGTGCTGTCGATCGCATCGAGCGAGCGGCAGACCATGGTCGAGAAGCTGTGGGGCAAGCGCGAGTCGAGCGGCGGGCTGCTCTCCTTCGCTTCCGCCGATGCCAATGTCACCGGCAGCATCCCCTCGACGCTGGACCAGAGCCCGATGCTCGGCGGCTCGCCGCCCTATGACCGCCAGACCGCGGTCTACGACATCTCGGCCAAGACCGTGTATTTGCCGGACGGCACGCGGCTCGAGGCGCATTCCGGCCTCGGCTCCCGGCTCGACGATCCCAGGTCCTCGCATATGAAGATGGTCGGCGTGACGCCGCCGCACATCTACGAGCTCAAGCCGCGCGAGGCGCTGTTCCACGGCGTGCCGGCGCTGCGGCTCAATCCGATCGGCGGCGAAGGCAAGATCTTCAACCGCGACGGCCTGCTCGCGCACACCTTCATGCTCGGCCCGAACGGCGACTCCAACGGTTGCGTCTCGTTCAAGGACTATTACGCGTTCCTCGATGCCTATCGTAACAAGGGCATCCGCCGCCTCGCGGTTTTGGCGAGGATTCAGTAA
- a CDS encoding cysteine hydrolase family protein, with amino-acid sequence MTAAKTLMQLAGIDLTPPRLGDSCLVLIDIQNEYLAGPLALPDAKPAIARAAALLSRARESGAAIIHIAHKGAPGSLFDRSAERGAIVAPLKPLPGESVIEKQLPNAFAGTELNAQLAATGRKELVLAGFMTHMCISSTARAALDLGFRTTIDADGCATRDLPDGTGGTIAAKLIHDVALAELSDRFAIIARDNALA; translated from the coding sequence ATGACCGCAGCCAAAACGCTGATGCAGCTTGCCGGTATCGACCTCACCCCGCCCCGCCTCGGCGACAGCTGCCTGGTGCTGATCGATATCCAGAACGAATATCTCGCCGGTCCCCTCGCCTTGCCCGACGCCAAACCCGCGATTGCGCGCGCAGCTGCATTGCTCTCCCGCGCGCGGGAAAGCGGCGCTGCGATCATCCACATCGCGCACAAGGGAGCGCCGGGAAGCCTGTTCGATCGCAGCGCCGAGCGTGGCGCGATCGTCGCGCCGCTTAAGCCACTGCCGGGCGAGAGCGTGATCGAGAAGCAATTGCCGAACGCATTCGCCGGCACCGAACTGAACGCGCAGCTTGCCGCGACCGGCCGCAAGGAGCTCGTGCTCGCCGGCTTCATGACGCATATGTGCATCAGCTCGACCGCCCGCGCCGCGCTTGATCTCGGCTTCCGCACCACGATCGATGCCGACGGCTGCGCCACCCGCGACCTGCCCGACGGCACAGGCGGCACGATCGCCGCCAAGCTCATTCACGACGTCGCCCTCGCCGAACTGTCCGACCGCTTCGCGATCATCGCGCGCGACAACGCCCTCGCCTGA